One genomic window of Mus musculus strain C57BL/6J chromosome 4, GRCm38.p6 C57BL/6J includes the following:
- the Mib2 gene encoding E3 ubiquitin-protein ligase MIB2 isoform X7 encodes MGTVHRITDRGDVRVQFNHETRWTFHPGALTKHNSFWVGDVVRVIGDLDTVKRLQAGHGEWTDDMAPALGRVGKVVKVFGDGNLRVAVGGQRWTFSPSCLVAYRPEEDANLDVAERARENKSAASVSVAGGRQGSPWPALTSTLPPGSLSVALDKLRTQKSDPEHPGRLVVEAALGNVARALDLLRRHPEQVDTKNQGRTALQVAAYLGQVELVRLLLQARASMDLPDDEGNTVLHYTAMGNQPEATRVLLSAGCAVDARNGTRSTALHVAVQRGFLEVVKILCERGCDVNLPDAHADTPLHSAISAGAGASSIVEVLTEVPGIDVTATNSQGFTLLHHASLKGHVLAVRKILARARQLVDAKKEDGFTALHLAALNNHREVAQVLIREGRCDVNVRNRKLQSPLHLAVQQAHLGLVPLLVDAGCSVNTEDEEGDTALHVALQRHQLLPLVADRAGGDPGPLQLLSRLQASGLPGCTELTVGAAVACFLALEGADVSYANHRGRSPLDLATEGRVLKALQGCAQRFRERQAGGGGGVPPGPRHVLSTPNTVTNLHVSGTAGPEAAECLVCSELALLILFSPCQHRTVCEECARRMKKCIRCQVVISKKLRPDGSEVVNAIQVPGPPRQLVEELQSRYRQMEERITCPICIDSHIRLVFQCGHGACAPCGAALNACPICRQPIRDRIQIFV; translated from the exons ATGGGCACCGTGCACCGCATCACAGACCGTGGGGACGTGCGTGTGCAGTTCAACCACGAGACCCGCTGGACCTTCCACCCTGGGGCTCTCACCAAG CACAACAGCTTCTGGGTGGGTGATGTGGTCCGGGTCATCGGTGACCTTGACACTGTGAAGCGACTTCAGGCCGGACATGGTGAATGGACCGACGACATGGCTCCC GCCCTGGGCCGAGTGGGGAAAGTGGTGAAGGTGTTTGGAGATGGAAACTTGCGTGTGGCGGTTGGCGGTCAGCGGTGGACCTTCAGCCCCTCTTGCCTAGTGGCCTACCGGCCTGAGGAAGACGCCAACCTGGATGTGGCTGAGCGTGCCAGAGAGAACAAAAGTGCGGCATCAGTCTCAGTGGctggtgggaggcagggcagcccCTGGCCAGCACTTACCTCAACCCTGCCCCCAGGCTCACTGAGTGTGGCCCTGGACAAGCTTCGGACCCAGAAGAGTGACCCAGAGCACCCGGGGAGGCTGGTAGTAGAGGCCGCACTAGGAAATGTAGCCCGGGCTCTAGATCTTCTGCGGAGGCATCCAGAGCAG GTGGACACCAAGAACCAGGGTAGAACTGCCCTGCAGGTGGCTGCTTACCTGGGCCAGGTAGAGCTGGTGCGGCTGCTGCTGCAGGCAAGAGCAAGTATGGACCTGCCGGATGATGAGGGCAACACTGTGCTGCACTACACAGCCATGGG GAACCAGCCTGAGGCCACAAGGGTGCTCCTGAGTGCAGGGTGTGCAGTGGATGCTCGGAATGGCACACGCAGCACAGCCCTACATGTGGCTGTACAGAGGGGCTTCCTAGAGGTGGTAAAGATCCTGTGTGAACGTGGTTGTGATGTCAACTTGCCG GATGCGCATGCAGACACACCCCTGCATTCTGCCATCtctgctggtgctggtgccagCAGCATTGTTGAAGTCCTCACCGAGGTCCCTGGCATCGATGTCACTGCTACCAATAGCCAGGGCTTCACACTGCTACACCATGCATCCCTCAAGGGCCATGTGCT AGCAGTCAGGAAGATTCTGGCAAGGGCCCGGCAGCTGGTGGATGCCAAGAAGGAGGATGGCTTTACCGCACTGCATCTGGCAGCCCTCAACAACCACCGGGAGGTGGCCCAGGTCCTAATCCGAGAG GGTCGCTGTGATGTGAATGTGCGGAACCGGAAGCTTCAGTCTCCACTTCATCTGGCTGTACAGCAGGCCCACCTGGGGCTGGTACCGCTGCTAGTGGACGCAGGCTGCAGTGTCAACACGGAGGACGAGGAGGGTGACACGGCCCTGCATGTGGCACTACAGCGTCACCAGCTGTTGCCCCTTGTGGCTGACAGGGCTGGGGGAGACCCAGGGCCCTTGCAGCTGCTGTCAAGG CTACAGGCCTCAGGCCTCCCAGGCTGCACAGAGTTGACTGTAGGCGCTGCAGTGGCCTGCTTCCTGGCGTTGGAGGGTGCTGATGTGAGCTACGCAAACCACCGCGGCCGGAGCCCACTGGACCTGGCCACAGAGGGCCGAGTGCTCAAGGCCTTGCAGGGCTGTGCCCAGCGCTTCAG GGAGCGACAGGCAGGTGGCGGTGGGGGTGTGCCCCCGGGCCCCCGGCATGTGCTGAGTACTCCTAACACCGTGACGAACCTGCACGTGTCTGGCACGGCAGGGCCAGAAGCTGCCGAGTGCCTGGTGTGCTCGGAGCTGGCATTGCTAATTCTGTTCTCACCGTGTCAGCACCGCACAGTGTGTGAGG AGTGCGCTCGAAGGATGAAGAAGTGTATCAGGTGCCAGGTGGTCATCAGCAAGAAGCTCCGCCCAG ACGGCTCAGAGGTGGTAAATGCCATCCAGGTGCCCGGCCCGCCTCGGCAACTGGTGGAGGAGCTACAGAGCCGCTACAGGCAGATGGAGGAGCGCATCACCTGCCCCATCTGCATCGACAGCCACATCCGCCTGGTGTTCCAGTGCGGCCATGGAGCGTGCGCGCCCTGTGGCGCCGCGCTTAACGCCTGCCCCATCTGCCGCCAGCCCATCCGCGACCGCATTCAGATCTTCGTGTGA
- the Mib2 gene encoding E3 ubiquitin-protein ligase MIB2 isoform X2: MDLDPHAGVQVGMRVVRGMDWKWGQQDGGEGGVGTVVELGRHGSPSTPDRTVVVQWDQGTRTNYRAGYQGAHDLLLYDNAQIGIRHPNIICDCCKKHGLRGMRWKCRVCFDYDLCTQCYMHNKHDLTHAFERYETSHSRPVTLSPRQGLPRIPLRGIFQGAKVVRGPDWEWGSQDGGEGKTGRVVDIRGWDVETGRSVASVTWADGTTNVYRVGHKGKVDLRCVGEAAGGFYYKEHLPKLGKPAELQRRVSADGQPFQRGDKVKCLLDTDVLRDMQEGHGGWNPRMAEMGTVHRITDRGDVRVQFNHETRWTFHPGALTKHNSFWVGDVVRVIGDLDTVKRLQAGHGEWTDDMAPALGRVGKVVKVFGDGNLRVAVGGQRWTFSPSCLVAYRPEEDANLDVAERARENKSAASVSVAGGRQGSPWPALTSTLPPGSLSVALDKLRTQKSDPEHPGRLVVEAALGNVARALDLLRRHPEQVDTKNQGRTALQVAAYLGQVELVRLLLQARASMDLPDDEGNTVLHYTAMGNQPEATRVLLSAGCAVDARNGTRSTALHVAVQRGFLEVVKILCERGCDVNLPDAHADTPLHSAISAGAGASSIVEVLTEVPGIDVTATNSQGFTLLHHASLKGHVLAVRKILARARQLVDAKKEDGFTALHLAALNNHREVAQVLIREGRCDVNVRNRKLQSPLHLAVQQAHLGLVPLLVDAGCSVNTEDEEGDTALHVALQRHQLLPLVADRAGGDPGPLQLLSRLQASGLPGCTELTVGAAVACFLALEGADVSYANHRGRSPLDLATEGRVLKALQGCAQRFRERQAGGGGGVPPGPRHVLSTPNTVTNLHVSGTAGPEAAECLVCSELALLILFSPCQHRTVCEECARRMKKCIRCQVVISKKLRPDGSEVVNAIQVPGPPRQLVEELQSRYRQMEERITCPICIDSHIRLVFQCGHGACAPCGAALNACPICRQPIRDRIQIFV, encoded by the exons ATGGACCTGGACCCCCATGCAGGTGTGCAGGTGGGCATGCGTGTGGTACGCGGAATGGACTGGAAATGGGGCCAGCAGGATGGAGGTGAGGGCGGTGTGGGCACCGTGGTGGAGCTTGGCCGCCATGGCAGCCCCTCGACCCCCGACCGTACAGTTGTCGTTCAGTGGGACCAGGGCACACGTACCAACTATCGAGCTGGCTACCAAGGTGCCCATGACCTGTTGCTCTATGACAACGCCCAAATCG GTATCCGCCACCCCAATATCATCTGTGACTGCTGCAAGAAACATGGGCTTCGGGGCATGCGTTGGAAGTGCCGCGTCTGCTTTGACTATGACCTCTGCACACAGTGCTACATGCACAACAAGCATGACCTGACCCATGCCTTCGAGCGCTATGAGACATCTCACTCACGCCC GGTTACGCTGAGCCCCCGACAGGGCCTCCCTCGGATCCCACTGAGGGGCATCTTTCAAGGAGCTAAGGTGGTACGAGGCCCTGACTGGGAATGGGGCTCACAAGATG GAGGGGAAGGCAAGACAGGTCGTGTGGTGGACATCCGTGGCTGGGATGTGGAGACAGGCCGAAGTGTGGCCAGTGTGACGTGGGCAGATGGAACCACGAACGTGTACCGAGTGGGCCACAAGGGCAAGGTGGATCTCAGATGTGTTGGTGAGGCAGCTGGCGGCTTTTACTACAAGGAGCACCTCCCAAAGCTTG GCAAGCCAGCAGAGCTGCAGCGCAGGGTGAGTGCTGATGGCCAGCCCTTCCAGCGTGGGGACAAGGTCAAGTGTCTGCTGGACACAGATGTCCTAAGGGATATGCAAGAAGGCCATGGTGGCTGGAACCCTAGGATGGCAGAG ATGGGCACCGTGCACCGCATCACAGACCGTGGGGACGTGCGTGTGCAGTTCAACCACGAGACCCGCTGGACCTTCCACCCTGGGGCTCTCACCAAG CACAACAGCTTCTGGGTGGGTGATGTGGTCCGGGTCATCGGTGACCTTGACACTGTGAAGCGACTTCAGGCCGGACATGGTGAATGGACCGACGACATGGCTCCC GCCCTGGGCCGAGTGGGGAAAGTGGTGAAGGTGTTTGGAGATGGAAACTTGCGTGTGGCGGTTGGCGGTCAGCGGTGGACCTTCAGCCCCTCTTGCCTAGTGGCCTACCGGCCTGAGGAAGACGCCAACCTGGATGTGGCTGAGCGTGCCAGAGAGAACAAAAGTGCGGCATCAGTCTCAGTGGctggtgggaggcagggcagcccCTGGCCAGCACTTACCTCAACCCTGCCCCCAGGCTCACTGAGTGTGGCCCTGGACAAGCTTCGGACCCAGAAGAGTGACCCAGAGCACCCGGGGAGGCTGGTAGTAGAGGCCGCACTAGGAAATGTAGCCCGGGCTCTAGATCTTCTGCGGAGGCATCCAGAGCAG GTGGACACCAAGAACCAGGGTAGAACTGCCCTGCAGGTGGCTGCTTACCTGGGCCAGGTAGAGCTGGTGCGGCTGCTGCTGCAGGCAAGAGCAAGTATGGACCTGCCGGATGATGAGGGCAACACTGTGCTGCACTACACAGCCATGGG GAACCAGCCTGAGGCCACAAGGGTGCTCCTGAGTGCAGGGTGTGCAGTGGATGCTCGGAATGGCACACGCAGCACAGCCCTACATGTGGCTGTACAGAGGGGCTTCCTAGAGGTGGTAAAGATCCTGTGTGAACGTGGTTGTGATGTCAACTTGCCG GATGCGCATGCAGACACACCCCTGCATTCTGCCATCtctgctggtgctggtgccagCAGCATTGTTGAAGTCCTCACCGAGGTCCCTGGCATCGATGTCACTGCTACCAATAGCCAGGGCTTCACACTGCTACACCATGCATCCCTCAAGGGCCATGTGCT AGCAGTCAGGAAGATTCTGGCAAGGGCCCGGCAGCTGGTGGATGCCAAGAAGGAGGATGGCTTTACCGCACTGCATCTGGCAGCCCTCAACAACCACCGGGAGGTGGCCCAGGTCCTAATCCGAGAG GGTCGCTGTGATGTGAATGTGCGGAACCGGAAGCTTCAGTCTCCACTTCATCTGGCTGTACAGCAGGCCCACCTGGGGCTGGTACCGCTGCTAGTGGACGCAGGCTGCAGTGTCAACACGGAGGACGAGGAGGGTGACACGGCCCTGCATGTGGCACTACAGCGTCACCAGCTGTTGCCCCTTGTGGCTGACAGGGCTGGGGGAGACCCAGGGCCCTTGCAGCTGCTGTCAAGG CTACAGGCCTCAGGCCTCCCAGGCTGCACAGAGTTGACTGTAGGCGCTGCAGTGGCCTGCTTCCTGGCGTTGGAGGGTGCTGATGTGAGCTACGCAAACCACCGCGGCCGGAGCCCACTGGACCTGGCCACAGAGGGCCGAGTGCTCAAGGCCTTGCAGGGCTGTGCCCAGCGCTTCAG GGAGCGACAGGCAGGTGGCGGTGGGGGTGTGCCCCCGGGCCCCCGGCATGTGCTGAGTACTCCTAACACCGTGACGAACCTGCACGTGTCTGGCACGGCAGGGCCAGAAGCTGCCGAGTGCCTGGTGTGCTCGGAGCTGGCATTGCTAATTCTGTTCTCACCGTGTCAGCACCGCACAGTGTGTGAGG AGTGCGCTCGAAGGATGAAGAAGTGTATCAGGTGCCAGGTGGTCATCAGCAAGAAGCTCCGCCCAG ACGGCTCAGAGGTGGTAAATGCCATCCAGGTGCCCGGCCCGCCTCGGCAACTGGTGGAGGAGCTACAGAGCCGCTACAGGCAGATGGAGGAGCGCATCACCTGCCCCATCTGCATCGACAGCCACATCCGCCTGGTGTTCCAGTGCGGCCATGGAGCGTGCGCGCCCTGTGGCGCCGCGCTTAACGCCTGCCCCATCTGCCGCCAGCCCATCCGCGACCGCATTCAGATCTTCGTGTGA
- the Mib2 gene encoding E3 ubiquitin-protein ligase MIB2 isoform 4 (isoform 4 is encoded by transcript variant 9), translating to MRWKCRVCFDYDLCTQCYMHNKHDLTHAFERYETSHSRPVTLSPRQGLPRIPLRGIFQGAKVVRGPDWEWGSQDGGEGKTGRVVDIRGWDVETGRSVASVTWADGTTNVYRVGHKGKVDLRCVGEAAGGFYYKEHLPKLGKPAELQRRVSADGQPFQRGDKVKCLLDTDVLRDMQEGHGGWNPRMAEMGTVHRITDRGDVRVQFNHETRWTFHPGALTKHNSFWVGDVVRVIGDLDTVKRLQAGHGEWTDDMAPALGRVGKVVKVFGDGNLRVAVGGQRWTFSPSCLVAYRPEEDANLDVAERARENKSSLSVALDKLRTQKSDPEHPGRLVVEAALGNVARALDLLRRHPEQVDTKNQGRTALQVAAYLGQVELVRLLLQARASMDLPDDEGNTVLHYTAMGNQPEATRVLLSAGCAVDARNGTRSTALHVAVQRGFLEVVKILCERGCDVNLPDAHADTPLHSAISAGAGASSIVEVLTEVPGIDVTATNSQGFTLLHHASLKGHVLAVRKILARARQLVDAKKEDGFTALHLAALNNHREVAQVLIREGRCDVNVRNRKLQSPLHLAVQQAHLGLVPLLVDAGCSVNTEDEEGDTALHVALQRHQLLPLVADRAGGDPGPLQLLSRLQASGLPGCTELTVGAAVACFLALEGADVSYANHRGRSPLDLATEGRVLKALQGCAQRFRERQAGGGGGVPPGPRHVLSTPNTVTNLHVSGTAGPEAAECLVCSELALLILFSPCQHRTVCEECARRMKKCIRCQVVISKKLRPDGSEVVNAIQVPGPPRQLVEELQSRYRQMEERITCPICIDSHIRLVFQCGHGACAPCGAALNACPICRQPIRDRIQIFV from the exons ATGCGTTGGAAGTGCCGCGTCTGCTTTGACTATGACCTCTGCACACAGTGCTACATGCACAACAAGCATGACCTGACCCATGCCTTCGAGCGCTATGAGACATCTCACTCACGCCC GGTTACGCTGAGCCCCCGACAGGGCCTCCCTCGGATCCCACTGAGGGGCATCTTTCAAGGAGCTAAGGTGGTACGAGGCCCTGACTGGGAATGGGGCTCACAAGATG GAGGGGAAGGCAAGACAGGTCGTGTGGTGGACATCCGTGGCTGGGATGTGGAGACAGGCCGAAGTGTGGCCAGTGTGACGTGGGCAGATGGAACCACGAACGTGTACCGAGTGGGCCACAAGGGCAAGGTGGATCTCAGATGTGTTGGTGAGGCAGCTGGCGGCTTTTACTACAAGGAGCACCTCCCAAAGCTTG GCAAGCCAGCAGAGCTGCAGCGCAGGGTGAGTGCTGATGGCCAGCCCTTCCAGCGTGGGGACAAGGTCAAGTGTCTGCTGGACACAGATGTCCTAAGGGATATGCAAGAAGGCCATGGTGGCTGGAACCCTAGGATGGCAGAG ATGGGCACCGTGCACCGCATCACAGACCGTGGGGACGTGCGTGTGCAGTTCAACCACGAGACCCGCTGGACCTTCCACCCTGGGGCTCTCACCAAG CACAACAGCTTCTGGGTGGGTGATGTGGTCCGGGTCATCGGTGACCTTGACACTGTGAAGCGACTTCAGGCCGGACATGGTGAATGGACCGACGACATGGCTCCC GCCCTGGGCCGAGTGGGGAAAGTGGTGAAGGTGTTTGGAGATGGAAACTTGCGTGTGGCGGTTGGCGGTCAGCGGTGGACCTTCAGCCCCTCTTGCCTAGTGGCCTACCGGCCTGAGGAAGACGCCAACCTGGATGTGGCTGAGCGTGCCAGAGAGAACAAAA GCTCACTGAGTGTGGCCCTGGACAAGCTTCGGACCCAGAAGAGTGACCCAGAGCACCCGGGGAGGCTGGTAGTAGAGGCCGCACTAGGAAATGTAGCCCGGGCTCTAGATCTTCTGCGGAGGCATCCAGAGCAG GTGGACACCAAGAACCAGGGTAGAACTGCCCTGCAGGTGGCTGCTTACCTGGGCCAGGTAGAGCTGGTGCGGCTGCTGCTGCAGGCAAGAGCAAGTATGGACCTGCCGGATGATGAGGGCAACACTGTGCTGCACTACACAGCCATGGG GAACCAGCCTGAGGCCACAAGGGTGCTCCTGAGTGCAGGGTGTGCAGTGGATGCTCGGAATGGCACACGCAGCACAGCCCTACATGTGGCTGTACAGAGGGGCTTCCTAGAGGTGGTAAAGATCCTGTGTGAACGTGGTTGTGATGTCAACTTGCCG GATGCGCATGCAGACACACCCCTGCATTCTGCCATCtctgctggtgctggtgccagCAGCATTGTTGAAGTCCTCACCGAGGTCCCTGGCATCGATGTCACTGCTACCAATAGCCAGGGCTTCACACTGCTACACCATGCATCCCTCAAGGGCCATGTGCT AGCAGTCAGGAAGATTCTGGCAAGGGCCCGGCAGCTGGTGGATGCCAAGAAGGAGGATGGCTTTACCGCACTGCATCTGGCAGCCCTCAACAACCACCGGGAGGTGGCCCAGGTCCTAATCCGAGAG GGTCGCTGTGATGTGAATGTGCGGAACCGGAAGCTTCAGTCTCCACTTCATCTGGCTGTACAGCAGGCCCACCTGGGGCTGGTACCGCTGCTAGTGGACGCAGGCTGCAGTGTCAACACGGAGGACGAGGAGGGTGACACGGCCCTGCATGTGGCACTACAGCGTCACCAGCTGTTGCCCCTTGTGGCTGACAGGGCTGGGGGAGACCCAGGGCCCTTGCAGCTGCTGTCAAGG CTACAGGCCTCAGGCCTCCCAGGCTGCACAGAGTTGACTGTAGGCGCTGCAGTGGCCTGCTTCCTGGCGTTGGAGGGTGCTGATGTGAGCTACGCAAACCACCGCGGCCGGAGCCCACTGGACCTGGCCACAGAGGGCCGAGTGCTCAAGGCCTTGCAGGGCTGTGCCCAGCGCTTCAG GGAGCGACAGGCAGGTGGCGGTGGGGGTGTGCCCCCGGGCCCCCGGCATGTGCTGAGTACTCCTAACACCGTGACGAACCTGCACGTGTCTGGCACGGCAGGGCCAGAAGCTGCCGAGTGCCTGGTGTGCTCGGAGCTGGCATTGCTAATTCTGTTCTCACCGTGTCAGCACCGCACAGTGTGTGAGG AGTGCGCTCGAAGGATGAAGAAGTGTATCAGGTGCCAGGTGGTCATCAGCAAGAAGCTCCGCCCAG ACGGCTCAGAGGTGGTAAATGCCATCCAGGTGCCCGGCCCGCCTCGGCAACTGGTGGAGGAGCTACAGAGCCGCTACAGGCAGATGGAGGAGCGCATCACCTGCCCCATCTGCATCGACAGCCACATCCGCCTGGTGTTCCAGTGCGGCCATGGAGCGTGCGCGCCCTGTGGCGCCGCGCTTAACGCCTGCCCCATCTGCCGCCAGCCCATCCGCGACCGCATTCAGATCTTCGTGTGA
- the Mib2 gene encoding E3 ubiquitin-protein ligase MIB2 isoform 1 (isoform 1 is encoded by transcript variant 1), with the protein MDLDPHAGVQVGMRVVRGMDWKWGQQDGGEGGVGTVVELGRHGSPSTPDRTVVVQWDQGTRTNYRAGYQGAHDLLLYDNAQIGIRHPNIICDCCKKHGLRGMRWKCRVCFDYDLCTQCYMHNKHDLTHAFERYETSHSRPVTLSPRQGLPRIPLRGIFQGAKVVRGPDWEWGSQDGGEGKTGRVVDIRGWDVETGRSVASVTWADGTTNVYRVGHKGKVDLRCVGEAAGGFYYKEHLPKLGKPAELQRRVSADGQPFQRGDKVKCLLDTDVLRDMQEGHGGWNPRMAEMGTVHRITDRGDVRVQFNHETRWTFHPGALTKHNSFWVGDVVRVIGDLDTVKRLQAGHGEWTDDMAPALGRVGKVVKVFGDGNLRVAVGGQRWTFSPSCLVAYRPEEDANLDVAERARENKSSLSVALDKLRTQKSDPEHPGRLVVEAALGNVARALDLLRRHPEQVDTKNQGRTALQVAAYLGQVELVRLLLQARASMDLPDDEGNTVLHYTAMGNQPEATRVLLSAGCAVDARNGTRSTALHVAVQRGFLEVVKILCERGCDVNLPDAHADTPLHSAISAGAGASSIVEVLTEVPGIDVTATNSQGFTLLHHASLKGHVLAVRKILARARQLVDAKKEDGFTALHLAALNNHREVAQVLIREGRCDVNVRNRKLQSPLHLAVQQAHLGLVPLLVDAGCSVNTEDEEGDTALHVALQRHQLLPLVADRAGGDPGPLQLLSRLQASGLPGCTELTVGAAVACFLALEGADVSYANHRGRSPLDLATEGRVLKALQGCAQRFRERQAGGGGGVPPGPRHVLSTPNTVTNLHVSGTAGPEAAECLVCSELALLILFSPCQHRTVCEECARRMKKCIRCQVVISKKLRPDGSEVVNAIQVPGPPRQLVEELQSRYRQMEERITCPICIDSHIRLVFQCGHGACAPCGAALNACPICRQPIRDRIQIFV; encoded by the exons ATGGACCTGGACCCCCATGCAGGTGTGCAGGTGGGCATGCGTGTGGTACGCGGAATGGACTGGAAATGGGGCCAGCAGGATGGAGGTGAGGGCGGTGTGGGCACCGTGGTGGAGCTTGGCCGCCATGGCAGCCCCTCGACCCCCGACCGTACAGTTGTCGTTCAGTGGGACCAGGGCACACGTACCAACTATCGAGCTGGCTACCAAGGTGCCCATGACCTGTTGCTCTATGACAACGCCCAAATCG GTATCCGCCACCCCAATATCATCTGTGACTGCTGCAAGAAACATGGGCTTCGGGGCATGCGTTGGAAGTGCCGCGTCTGCTTTGACTATGACCTCTGCACACAGTGCTACATGCACAACAAGCATGACCTGACCCATGCCTTCGAGCGCTATGAGACATCTCACTCACGCCC GGTTACGCTGAGCCCCCGACAGGGCCTCCCTCGGATCCCACTGAGGGGCATCTTTCAAGGAGCTAAGGTGGTACGAGGCCCTGACTGGGAATGGGGCTCACAAGATG GAGGGGAAGGCAAGACAGGTCGTGTGGTGGACATCCGTGGCTGGGATGTGGAGACAGGCCGAAGTGTGGCCAGTGTGACGTGGGCAGATGGAACCACGAACGTGTACCGAGTGGGCCACAAGGGCAAGGTGGATCTCAGATGTGTTGGTGAGGCAGCTGGCGGCTTTTACTACAAGGAGCACCTCCCAAAGCTTG GCAAGCCAGCAGAGCTGCAGCGCAGGGTGAGTGCTGATGGCCAGCCCTTCCAGCGTGGGGACAAGGTCAAGTGTCTGCTGGACACAGATGTCCTAAGGGATATGCAAGAAGGCCATGGTGGCTGGAACCCTAGGATGGCAGAG ATGGGCACCGTGCACCGCATCACAGACCGTGGGGACGTGCGTGTGCAGTTCAACCACGAGACCCGCTGGACCTTCCACCCTGGGGCTCTCACCAAG CACAACAGCTTCTGGGTGGGTGATGTGGTCCGGGTCATCGGTGACCTTGACACTGTGAAGCGACTTCAGGCCGGACATGGTGAATGGACCGACGACATGGCTCCC GCCCTGGGCCGAGTGGGGAAAGTGGTGAAGGTGTTTGGAGATGGAAACTTGCGTGTGGCGGTTGGCGGTCAGCGGTGGACCTTCAGCCCCTCTTGCCTAGTGGCCTACCGGCCTGAGGAAGACGCCAACCTGGATGTGGCTGAGCGTGCCAGAGAGAACAAAA GCTCACTGAGTGTGGCCCTGGACAAGCTTCGGACCCAGAAGAGTGACCCAGAGCACCCGGGGAGGCTGGTAGTAGAGGCCGCACTAGGAAATGTAGCCCGGGCTCTAGATCTTCTGCGGAGGCATCCAGAGCAG GTGGACACCAAGAACCAGGGTAGAACTGCCCTGCAGGTGGCTGCTTACCTGGGCCAGGTAGAGCTGGTGCGGCTGCTGCTGCAGGCAAGAGCAAGTATGGACCTGCCGGATGATGAGGGCAACACTGTGCTGCACTACACAGCCATGGG GAACCAGCCTGAGGCCACAAGGGTGCTCCTGAGTGCAGGGTGTGCAGTGGATGCTCGGAATGGCACACGCAGCACAGCCCTACATGTGGCTGTACAGAGGGGCTTCCTAGAGGTGGTAAAGATCCTGTGTGAACGTGGTTGTGATGTCAACTTGCCG GATGCGCATGCAGACACACCCCTGCATTCTGCCATCtctgctggtgctggtgccagCAGCATTGTTGAAGTCCTCACCGAGGTCCCTGGCATCGATGTCACTGCTACCAATAGCCAGGGCTTCACACTGCTACACCATGCATCCCTCAAGGGCCATGTGCT AGCAGTCAGGAAGATTCTGGCAAGGGCCCGGCAGCTGGTGGATGCCAAGAAGGAGGATGGCTTTACCGCACTGCATCTGGCAGCCCTCAACAACCACCGGGAGGTGGCCCAGGTCCTAATCCGAGAG GGTCGCTGTGATGTGAATGTGCGGAACCGGAAGCTTCAGTCTCCACTTCATCTGGCTGTACAGCAGGCCCACCTGGGGCTGGTACCGCTGCTAGTGGACGCAGGCTGCAGTGTCAACACGGAGGACGAGGAGGGTGACACGGCCCTGCATGTGGCACTACAGCGTCACCAGCTGTTGCCCCTTGTGGCTGACAGGGCTGGGGGAGACCCAGGGCCCTTGCAGCTGCTGTCAAGG CTACAGGCCTCAGGCCTCCCAGGCTGCACAGAGTTGACTGTAGGCGCTGCAGTGGCCTGCTTCCTGGCGTTGGAGGGTGCTGATGTGAGCTACGCAAACCACCGCGGCCGGAGCCCACTGGACCTGGCCACAGAGGGCCGAGTGCTCAAGGCCTTGCAGGGCTGTGCCCAGCGCTTCAG GGAGCGACAGGCAGGTGGCGGTGGGGGTGTGCCCCCGGGCCCCCGGCATGTGCTGAGTACTCCTAACACCGTGACGAACCTGCACGTGTCTGGCACGGCAGGGCCAGAAGCTGCCGAGTGCCTGGTGTGCTCGGAGCTGGCATTGCTAATTCTGTTCTCACCGTGTCAGCACCGCACAGTGTGTGAGG AGTGCGCTCGAAGGATGAAGAAGTGTATCAGGTGCCAGGTGGTCATCAGCAAGAAGCTCCGCCCAG ACGGCTCAGAGGTGGTAAATGCCATCCAGGTGCCCGGCCCGCCTCGGCAACTGGTGGAGGAGCTACAGAGCCGCTACAGGCAGATGGAGGAGCGCATCACCTGCCCCATCTGCATCGACAGCCACATCCGCCTGGTGTTCCAGTGCGGCCATGGAGCGTGCGCGCCCTGTGGCGCCGCGCTTAACGCCTGCCCCATCTGCCGCCAGCCCATCCGCGACCGCATTCAGATCTTCGTGTGA